CCGATGGCGCTTTTATTGGGGGGCTTTGATTTTTTTCGCCGCCGCGCTTTTAGTGAAAGAACAGGCGATTTATCTGCCTTTGCTTATCCTTTTGCTTGAAGCGGTTTTTTATTCCATCGATTCCCGCAAAAAAATCATAAAACTTATCAAAAATGTCGCGGCTTTCTTTGCCTTGGCGGCGGCTTATTTTTTGGCGCGTTTCACTTTCTTGAATTTTAATCATTTTTTATCCGGGTCGGTTAATTTGGTAAACAGTGATTATCATCGCAGTCTGGCGCAAAGAGCTTATACTTTTTGTTTGGTGAGCTTGGATTACCTGCGCTTGCTTCTGGTGCCGACCGGTTTGCACATGGAAAGAGAAATTACGCCAGTGGAGCATTTTTGGTCCTGGCCGGTAATTACTTTTATCATTTTGGTTGCGGTGGCGGCGATCGTCGCGTTTAAAACCTGGCGGAAAAATCGGCTCGTGGCTTTCGGGCTCGGCTGGTTCGCCATTACTCTCTTGCCCCATGCCAATTTAGTGGAAACCAACCGGCCGATGTATGAGCACTGGCTTTATTTGCCTATGGTCGGTTTTTGGCTGGCGCTGTTTTGCCTGATTTTCATTTTGGCGCCGGCAGAGTCTCGCGTAGCGGACTCTGCCGATTTGCCGGGATTTCGGCAGAGTCCCCGAGGCGGGAGACTCTGCCGGAGCAAATCGATCAGAGTCTGGCTGAAGCGGATTTTTTGTGTTATGCTGATCGCTTGCGTGATTTTTTTCTCGTTTTTGACGATCAGGCGCAACCGCGACTGGCATGACCCGATAACTTTTTACGAAAAAAATTTAAGCTACGTGCCCGACAGTTTTATTGAGCGCACTAATTTGGGCATGGCTTATGACGCTGTCGGACGCTTCGCGGAGGCGATCGTTCAATACCGAACGGCGATCGCCATCGCTGATATTTATCCGCAAGCGCATTATGATCTGGCCAATAGTTTGGTGAACGTGAAGCAATACGACGAGGCGGAAAAGGAATATCGGCGCGCCATCGAGATGAGCCCCAAATTCGGCCTGGCGTATCAGAATTTGTACAATCTTTATATGTATCTTGGCGAAAAAGATAAAGCGGAAAAAATATTAAAAGAAATTAACAAGTAAAATTGTTCCATTGCTAAATTGTTACATTGTTACGCGACGAATTAAACCGCACCAGATTATAAAAATCATTGCGCAACAATGTGACAATATGACAATTTAACCATGATTAAAAGATTATTCAACAAAGAAATCAACAGTATTACCGTGGCGGCGATTTTGGTCGCCTTGTCTTCGCTTGTTAGCCGCTTGCTGGGGGTTTATCGCGATCGCATTTTAGCCGGACAGTTCGGCGCCGGCGCGACGCTTGATGCTTATTACGCCGCTTTTCGCGTGCCGGATCTGATGTTCAATCTTCTGGTGCTCGGCGCTTTGTCCGCCGGCTTGATCCCGGTTTTTACTTCGCTGATCAAAGATTTCAAAGGCACGGTGCTGAATCTTTTCGGCTTGGAGAATAGCGAAGCCTGGCGACTAATCAATAATGTTTTGAATTTAATGCTGATCAGCTTGGCGCTGCTTTCAGTTTTGGGAATTATTTTTGCCGGACCGCTGATCAGAACGATCGTCGCGCCGGGATTTTCTCCGGAATTGCAGGATAAGACCATCGCCTTAAGCCGGATAATGTTTTTGTCGCCGATACTTTTGGCTATCTCCAGTATTTTTAGCGGCGTATTGCAATCTTTCAAAAGATTTTTTGTTTATTCGCTCGCGCCGATTATGTACAATATCGGCATTATCATCGGCGCTTTATTTTTCGTGCCGCTTTGGGGAATTTACGGCTTAGCCTGGGGCGTGGTGGCCGGCGCTCTTTTGCATATGCTGATCCAAATGCCGACAGTCTTCGCTTTGGGTTACAAGTATGTTCCGTTTTTAGACTTGCGCGACGGCAATCTGCGGAAGATTTTAACGATGATGGTGCCGCGCACTTTGAGTCTGGCGGTTTCGCAATTGAATTTAGTGGTGATCACGGCGATTGCCTCCACCTTAGCCATTGGTTCATTAACGGTTTTTAATCTGGCCAATAATCTGCAATTTTTCCCCATTGGCATTTTCGGCGTTTCTTTCGCCATTGCCGCTTTCCCGGCTTTGTCCGCCGCCGCGCTTGATAATAAAAAAGTGGTGAGCAATTTTTCTTCCGCCTTAAGGCAAATCTTATTTTTTATCGTTCCGTCCACGGTTTTGCTTTTAGTCCTCCGCGCCCAGATCGTCCGCGTCATTTTGGGGTCGGGCCAATTCAGCTGGGACAATACGGTTTTGACTTTTAATACTTTGGGATTTTTTTCCATCAGTCTATTCGCCCAGGCTACCATTCCGTTATTGATCAGGGTTTTTTACGCCCGCGAAGATTCCCGCACCCCTTTCATTATCGGTTTGATCGCGGTGGTCGCCAATTTATTCTTATCTTTTTATTTTTCCGCCCAGCTCGGCGTCGGCGGTTTGGCTTTGGCTTTCTCGATTGCCAGCATTTTTAATTTTGCTCTGCTCTGGCTCTTGCTTCACTTTTCTTTGGGCGATATGGATGAAACCCGGATCTTCATCTCCGTTTTGAAATTTTCTTTAGCAGCAACAGCTTGCGGCTTTGTCGCCCAGGAAATGAAAGGGATCATCTGGCCGTTCATCGATATGACCAAGTTCTGGGGAGTTTTGGCCCAAGGGTTGGTTGCCGGTCTTTGCGGTCTGATCGCTTATGCCCTGGTTTGCTGGCTGTTGCGAAGCGAAGAAATGGCCAGCTTTATTTCTTCCGCCAAAAGCCGCCTCTTAAGAATAATGGCGAAAAACCGCCCGACTTCA
This genomic interval from Patescibacteria group bacterium contains the following:
- a CDS encoding tetratricopeptide repeat protein; its protein translation is MKIIRKNKEIAVFILFLIIGLAIYANSFGNQFFWDDDDVIVNNVYVQNFQLDKFFTQNEIAGAFGQISNYWRPLLLVSFALDYKIWGLVPFGFHLTNTLLHILAAWLVFIFLYQLIELFLARQTAAEEPPPDPSFRRRGALLAFLPALFFLIHPLQTEAVTYVSGRGDPWAAVWSLLTLIFYVVFRNNGRWRFYWGALIFFAAALLVKEQAIYLPLLILLLEAVFYSIDSRKKIIKLIKNVAAFFALAAAYFLARFTFLNFNHFLSGSVNLVNSDYHRSLAQRAYTFCLVSLDYLRLLLVPTGLHMEREITPVEHFWSWPVITFIILVAVAAIVAFKTWRKNRLVAFGLGWFAITLLPHANLVETNRPMYEHWLYLPMVGFWLALFCLIFILAPAESRVADSADLPGFRQSPRGGRLCRSKSIRVWLKRIFCVMLIACVIFFSFLTIRRNRDWHDPITFYEKNLSYVPDSFIERTNLGMAYDAVGRFAEAIVQYRTAIAIADIYPQAHYDLANSLVNVKQYDEAEKEYRRAIEMSPKFGLAYQNLYNLYMYLGEKDKAEKILKEINK
- the murJ gene encoding murein biosynthesis integral membrane protein MurJ; amino-acid sequence: MIKRLFNKEINSITVAAILVALSSLVSRLLGVYRDRILAGQFGAGATLDAYYAAFRVPDLMFNLLVLGALSAGLIPVFTSLIKDFKGTVLNLFGLENSEAWRLINNVLNLMLISLALLSVLGIIFAGPLIRTIVAPGFSPELQDKTIALSRIMFLSPILLAISSIFSGVLQSFKRFFVYSLAPIMYNIGIIIGALFFVPLWGIYGLAWGVVAGALLHMLIQMPTVFALGYKYVPFLDLRDGNLRKILTMMVPRTLSLAVSQLNLVVITAIASTLAIGSLTVFNLANNLQFFPIGIFGVSFAIAAFPALSAAALDNKKVVSNFSSALRQILFFIVPSTVLLLVLRAQIVRVILGSGQFSWDNTVLTFNTLGFFSISLFAQATIPLLIRVFYAREDSRTPFIIGLIAVVANLFLSFYFSAQLGVGGLALAFSIASIFNFALLWLLLHFSLGDMDETRIFISVLKFSLAATACGFVAQEMKGIIWPFIDMTKFWGVLAQGLVAGLCGLIAYALVCWLLRSEEMASFISSAKSRLLRIMAKNRPTSIETIEEP